From the genome of Carassius gibelio isolate Cgi1373 ecotype wild population from Czech Republic chromosome B10, carGib1.2-hapl.c, whole genome shotgun sequence, one region includes:
- the LOC127966657 gene encoding membrane-spanning 4-domains subfamily A member 4A-like, which translates to MESSEVISTDKATVIIQVNPQVAQHGVISEDGQQTGGAYHNTALSAFIRAQPKALGTVQIMTGVMIFLFGIVRTIDYDYGYPVSVFSGITFWGSVIYISAGSLSVSAQNKLHLCVVKGSLIMNVISAITAAITIVLMSIDIHNLMPYRCSNEYSCKLMRTELGIIGILLVFSLLQFIISICISGFACKATRNIYSTVINVSLNKVTRVSISSSKKYVL; encoded by the exons ATGGAGAGCAGCGAGGTCATATCAACTGACAAAGCTACAGTTATCATCCAAGTCAATCCACAGGTGGCACAACATGGTGTTATTTCTGAGGATGGACAGCAGACCGGAGGAGCATATCACAATACAGCTCTCTCAGCATTTATCAGAGCACAACCAAAGGCACTGGGG ACCGTCCAGATAATGACTGGAGTGATGATTTTCCTATTTGGTATTGTACGCACCATTGACTATGATTACGGTTACCCTGTTTCTGTTTTTTCTGGCATAACCTTCTGGGGATCCGTTATT TACATCAGTGCTGGCTCGCTGTCTGTGTCTGCGCAGAATAAACTTCATCTGTGTGTG GTGAAAGGCTCTCTTATAATGAATGTGATCAGTGCCATAACTGCAGCGATCACCATTGTTCTGATGAGCATAGACATTCACAACTTGATGCCGTATCGATGTAGTAATGAATACAGCTGCAAACTGATG AGAACTGAACTGGGGATCATTGGAATATTGCTGGTGTTCTCCCTTCTTCAGTTCATCATCTCCATCTGTATCTCAGGATTTGCCTGCAAAGCCACCAGGAACATCTACTCTACAGTGATAAATGTGTCACTAAACAAGGTCACCAGGGTCAGTATTTCCTCCAGTAAAAAGTATGTACTTTAA